In Phormidium yuhuli AB48, one genomic interval encodes:
- the ureE gene encoding urease accessory protein UreE, producing MSIVLTQRVPAADPLPGSLKEEGLLDLSLTAQERQRSRHRFDTDSGEVVFLRLPRGTILEDGDRLLDEVGQPQVEIHAKPEPVLTVTAREPLHLLRAAYHLGNRHVPLEVTAEYLRLSPDPVLADMLQQLGLTVRLQTFPFHPETGAYHHEASPSHHHH from the coding sequence ATGTCTATTGTGTTAACCCAGCGTGTCCCTGCTGCTGATCCTCTCCCAGGGTCTCTAAAGGAAGAGGGATTACTTGATCTGAGTTTAACGGCACAGGAACGGCAACGCAGTCGTCACCGCTTCGACACCGATTCCGGGGAAGTGGTGTTTCTGCGATTGCCCCGTGGCACAATCTTAGAGGATGGCGATCGCCTCCTTGATGAGGTCGGACAGCCCCAGGTGGAGATTCACGCCAAACCCGAACCCGTCCTCACCGTGACCGCCCGTGAACCGCTACATCTGTTGCGGGCCGCCTATCATTTGGGAAATCGTCATGTTCCCTTGGAAGTCACAGCCGAGTATTTGCGGTTGTCGCCTGATCCAGTTTTGGCGGATATGTTGCAACAATTGGGGCTGACCGTGAGGTTACAAACCTTCCCCTTTCACCCAGAAACCGGGGCCTATCATCATGAGGCGTCCCCCAGCCATCATCACCATTAG